Sequence from the Lentilitoribacter sp. Alg239-R112 genome:
TCGTCACATTTTTTCCGTCGTGGGAAACCCATTTATCATCGGCGAGCGCCGCTCGGTTTATTGAGGGCGCAGGTGGATATAAACGCATTGCTTCTTCAAAAGCTGCACGGGTCCAAGGCATGTGCTCCGGCCAGTCAACAGGATCTATATTCTCATTGTGAACCTTGTCGGCCTCAGCTTCCATCAAATTTCGGTATTTACATGAGTTTGCGACGCAATATAGCGTCCAAGCGAGCGCTCTAGCTGTGGTTTCATGCCCTGCCCCTATGAATGTTATGATATTATCTTCTATTTCCTTACGTTTCAGACCTTCCGGTCCGAGCTGACGTAATAACAATGTCAGAAAATCATCGGGGATATCAGCGGTTCCATCCTCCATCAAAGCAAGCCGTTTTCCGGCGGTGTCTGAAACAATTTTTCTAAATTTCCGCATGATCGGAAATCCAAGAAGGCGGCGGAAGCGAGGCACCCATTTGGGCGTTTTAATAAGATCAAGCGGATCAACTCGTCCCATTGTATGCAGAAGTTTTTCGACATCCTGAGCCAAGTCAGCTTTATCGGACGCAATATCATTTGAAAATAATGTTTCGGCCAATATCTCATAGGTGAGTTCAGTCATATCAACAGCAAGATCTGTTTCTTTAATCTGTTCATATTTTTTCACATATTCTTTTGCGCGCTTATGCATAAGATCAGCAAAGCCTTTAGCATGGCGCGGCGCAAAAACAGGTGCTACAGACTTCCGCGAGCGTTTCCAGACATCACCTTCCGCTGTTAAAAGACCATCTCGCAGAATCGGACGCAAAATCAATTGCCTAACAGTTGCCATACGATAGTTT
This genomic interval carries:
- a CDS encoding cytochrome P450, which translates into the protein MKIDENLSDFEPPAPIPRTTIPSIFEVIKSTLTNPLEVWGQPSYTLPWIKTKFLNERMLIVNDPDFIHYVLVENAKNYRMATVRQLILRPILRDGLLTAEGDVWKRSRKSVAPVFAPRHAKGFADLMHKRAKEYVKKYEQIKETDLAVDMTELTYEILAETLFSNDIASDKADLAQDVEKLLHTMGRVDPLDLIKTPKWVPRFRRLLGFPIMRKFRKIVSDTAGKRLALMEDGTADIPDDFLTLLLRQLGPEGLKRKEIEDNIITFIGAGHETTARALAWTLYCVANSCKYRNLMEAEADKVHNENIDPVDWPEHMPWTRAAFEEAMRLYPPAPSINRAALADDKWVSHDGKNVTIEKDTTVLIMPWTLHRHEKLWEKPRVFRPERFLPENKAKLHRFQYLPFGAGPRVCIGATFALQEAIIALGVLMKSYRFHCPDTTKPWPVQKLTVQPAGGLRMSVSKRE